cgactttcgTCTTGGTGTTCAGGAAAGGCGTCGTACCTTAGATAGTTAATGATGGGcgtcatccaggtctctccttcgtctaccaCGGAAACTTCTTCAGGCTCCGTGTAGAAAcccttaaaaaaatattataataaagattggagtttgaggacaagcttttgggaatcaaagaATGATGAaaaatgttgagttttgatcatttcaaacttaacatggttcagagaaaatgGAAGATTGGTCAAGCATCTGTTTTGAGGTCGAGCCGCGGGTGATAAGGATCGATCGGCAAGTTTTGAAGTACAAGTGGTGGAAGAATTGATAGTGGGAGAAGCCATGAGTCTagtaagctgctctaccattgATAGAAGtttcttagattgatcagacTGTAGTTTTGGAAGTATCACAGTTTTGGAAGCACGAAGTCttagaagctcgacgtttttgAAGCCGACGTTTCTTAACCACTAAGTTTTCCCGGTAAATCTTCGTATCGGTAAATTATCACTCTGGAGACATAatgaagcaggacgggaagtaaGCACGACGGGATCAAAGCatgacgggaaaacccgaaatcGACCGAAAACCCTGATTTTGGTATTatcgaaatttttcgaggaagccggaggctCGGGAAATATTTTCCATCAAGGTCAGGACTCTTATGgagattattaaaaatattcagcgCATCAGAACGGGCATAGAAAAATATTCGGGATTGATCGCGGGCCAAAAATTCACCGAAAAGGTCGAAACCGGTCGAATggaccgagaagctcgaggtggcttcATCTATTAGATAAGGACGTGATGTAACCTGCCTGGCATGGTATGTGGCAAGGGAAGCAGGAGGTGTTGAAGCCCAGGAGAGCACAGCATGCTGAGTGACACCCAGAAGCCCGAGGTGACGCGAAACCTGCGATCGGAGCATGCTGAGCGACATGTGTGCGATGAGTGTCAATCTGGATGAGGTCAGGACGTGGATCAGACATGTGGTAGGTGTGGTGTCACCTTGAAGGACATCCTGTTCATGCCATTagacatgtggagcacgaggtgccgccgcgcatgcgtccggaggcatgcgaagcgacacacgGGCTGCCACACGGCTTGTTTGTGATTGGTTGCTGCATACTATAAATACCCCATGACCCTCAGCCATTCCAACACATTCAGACCAGTTTAAACTCAGAGAAAAACGTGAGAGAGAAAGCTAGAAAGAGAAAGTTCGAGTTCGATCATTTTCGAGTCTTTTTCGGCAGTTTTTGAGAGTTATCGAGAAAAGTTACTCTGCGCGATTTGAGTCTGCTACTACAGACGCTCTGCTTGAGTGAAGATCAGTCCAGACGTGGGTCTACTTGTGAAGGTCAGGAAGAAAGGGTTCGGATCGCAGAAGTCGGGTTTGGGGTCGAGGCCACGGTCAACCGAAAACTGTGAGTTATAGTCAATTGTTTGCTAAGCTGTTTtcatgcaggttcccgttacttGGAAGttggatcatggcaggaggccggGTCTAACTTAGTAACGGTTTGATTAGTTTATAATTGAGATTGATTAGTTGATATCATGCTTAGTTATTGCTTGAGAATCGTAGTAGCATGCCAATGGTTAGGTTGATTGGTTAGTTAGCGATTGTTGAATGCTTAGATGATATCGCTAGGTTGTGGATAGTTAGATATTCTATAATTAGTCTTTATGCTATATTTTGGAATATGTTTGATTGTGTTTGTTGTGATTATTGCTTGGATCCTCGGTTATATTACCGGGTTTGGTACTGTTTATATATTGGCCGACAGCATTGTGTAACCCACATTGCTAGGCGTATTAGGGGTGAGTTAGTGTTCCTTCAGACCTCGTACCtggcgggtttaaggaaaccccttattcgctggatcgggaagactcagagagacggggtcATGGCCTAGGGCTGAGtgttacacgacggtgtaacgtggcagtgacccgaaggactgtaggctgtcgcgcggtgacccgaatgactgtgggccgcggtcggttgaaagttccttcttctggcctttgtggtaggaagatAGGATATGGCCGATAGTAAAGGAGGAACCTAACGTCACCGGAGCCCaagttagatatatattatatagtgtaAAAGGATTGGTAAACCCTGGTTAAGTTTTATCGACTATCTTATAGTATCGATATTTTACTCGTATTATTTTCTGCTGCggatttcagatatttttgatatgcgtatattattatcatttattatcTTTGAGTTGTGCTATTAGGTGAACCTCTCGCTTTAGATTGTTTGGGGCGGGATAGCGAGGGGTTGTATTTGTTAGTTGGGGATTGTAACTCACTGAGTAATGCTAGATTACTCATCCCTCACTCGTTGTTGTTTTCAGGTGACCAGTAGTGTTGATAGAGGAAGCGGGAAGTTAGGCCGGCTGGTGTAGATTTTGCATCTCTTTTGCTTAAGACGTTTTCAGACTATAAGTTTGTATCTTTTCTCTTGGCATGCCACCACGTGcataatattttgtgtgttgTGACCTagtatgatataaaataaataaatcgacGTTTTGTGCAAATGGCTTGTTGTATCTGATCTTAGTTTTTCCAAGCTAACACAACGTCAGATTGGGGTACGGATTGAGAAGCCTTAGGCTTTAATCTGACGGGACGTGTTAGTGGGCGGACTGGCCTAATCACGAATTGCACTCTTTGTGATCATGGCTGGATCGTTCCTAACCCGTCATGTAGCGCTCACGAACCCGGGTAGACGTCAGTCCAttggtcatgttcttgtttgattgttggtcGGTGGCTCGACCTATACCTAgaacggttcgggggtgttacactCCGTCTCCTTTTCGATCGCGGGCCATCGGAGTACCagtagtgggatgctcatatgactcGTAGTTTCCAGGGCGGATCCTAGATTAGCTAGAGCGTCGGCCTGGGAGTTgtgctccctagggatctggGTGACCTTACAGTGTCGGAACCTGTCGAGTAGTCGCGTAGCCACGGATAGTTACCTGATCATACTTGGATCTTTCGCCTGATAGTCTCCTTGGACTTGGCTTATGATCAGTTGTgagtcgctgaagacctggatgtcTTCTACTCCCATCTGTTTGGCGAGTGTTAACCCCGCTATTAGAGCTTCGTATTCAGCTTCcttgttcgttgctttgaagttgcaacgtacggcccttgaggctgattccccTGTGGGGGAAGTTAGGACTAGTCCCACGCCTGCGCCCCTTACGTTACTAGACCCATAAATGTATAGTGTCCACTCGCCTTTCTCCCCTTCACTATCacgaagctttacctcttgCTCCAGGGCCGGAAGCATGGCAGGAGAAAATTCGGCTACGAAATCTGCTaggacttgcgatttgatggctgttgcaggccggaagatcacatcgtattcccccagctctatagcccattttgctagtcgtccagacacttcCGGCTTATGAAGGACTGCCTTGATGGGGGAGGAGGTGACCAccacgatttgatgagcctAGAAGTAGGGATGTAGCTTTCGAGCAGCGTTAACTAAGGCAAGGGCCAGCTTCTCGAGGTGACTATAGCTGGTCTCCGCGTCTAGTAGTGAtttgctcacgtagtagataggatgatgtttccttccttcttcccttactagGACCGCACTGACTGCATGTTCTGATACCGCCAGATAGAGCAATAGGACCTCACCTTCCAAGGGTTTTGAGAGaagaggtggagtagtgagataggccttgagTTCAGATAGAGCTTGCTCACATTTATCAGCCTGGAGATGAACCTGCTTAGGGCGGTCATCCTTCATGTCAGTCTTTGCACCTCCTTGACGCTGCGAGGGGAAGGTATCATCTGGATCTCTCTCACCTGCTCTGGGTTTGCTTCaatgcccctgtgggtgactatgtaccctaggaactttccagagcttactccgaacaagcactttgaagggtttagcttcatgttgtacctcctgagagtggtgaaggcttgttgaagGTGCGAGATATGGTCATCGGCGTCCAGGGACTTTACCAGCATGTCGTCAATGTAGACCTCCATGGTCTGTcctatctgatcggcgaacatcatgttgacaagcctCTGATAGGTCGAGCCGGTgttcttcaatccgaaaggcatgaccttgtaacaatagttaccccttgaggtcatgaatgaggtcttctcctggtcgtcaggatgcattaggatctggttatatccgGAGAACGCttccatgaaactcatcagctgatGACCAGCAGTTGCGTCGACTACAAGGGACAAGATTTGTTAAGATCCGTgaagtcgatacagactctccacttcccattctttTTCCTAACGACCACTACATtagctagccattccgggtatttcacctctcgtatgaatctGGCATCTAGTAGattcttgacctcttcgttgattatctcgTCCCTTTCAGGAGCGAACTTCCTCATCTTCTGTCTGACAGGAGGATGCATTGGATCAACTTTCAGTTGATGCATGATGACATTGGGGTCAATCCCAGGCATGTCCTCATTAGACCAGGCAAAGCAATCGGAGTTAGATCTTAGGAAGTCGACCAATCTCCTTCTCAGGCCTTCCggaagcttggagcctatctttaagTTTCTGCTCGAGTTCCCTTCCGTGAGTGGGACCTCATCCATTCcttccacttccggctcttcggtGTATGGGGCCGAAcgcttcttctgtaattgctataagacctgAGTCTTTCCCTTAAGAGTAGTCTGATAGCAGGACCTAGCATTCTCTTGATCTCCCTTGACCACCTTAATGCCCCAAGGGGTTGGGAACTTGACCAGCTGATGCAAAGTtgaaggtacggctcccatgtcgtggatccaaggccttcccaaTATCACGTTGTATGATGAAGGGCAGTCGACGACTAGGAACTTTGTGGCTTGGTTTATCCCCTCGGCGTACACGGGGAGAAGGACCTCTCCTAAGGTTTGCTTGACttctccactgaagcctacaAGGGGAGTCGCCTTTCTAGTTAGCGCTGTAGGTTCTAACCCTAGGTCGGCGAAGGCTGAATGGAAGATTATGTTGCTGAAGCTCCCATTGTCTACTAGTATTtgcttgaccaagcagttttctatggtaagtgaaatgacaagAGCGTCGTGATGAGGGGCAaggaccttctcctgctcccttgcagtgaagCTGATCTCGTCTGTTCCAAGGAGTAGGCGCTTgggaccctcggcctcttggccgttcctggcgttgcgagtacttctcttggcTGCGGCACTGCTAATTCCGCTTAGCTCTGATCCgcctgagatgacatggatcaccctGTCTTGTTGTGGTGGCAATGCAGGAGTTGCCTCGATAGGGAGACCGGGACCTTCCTTATTTAGAAGGTTTTTGGCCTTATCCGAGAGGAACTCCCTTTGGTAAcctttcttgaggagctcggcGACTTCCCTCTTCAGGGCTATGCAATCCTCCGTAGTATGACCATGATCACTATGGAACTCACACCATCGCTTGAGGTTTCGATTAGCCTCTGCGGCCTTCATCTTAGGAGGCCACTTGACTTGACGACCCATTTGTCGTAGGACGCCGATAAGTTCCGGTTTGGATATCGCAAGATGGGAGATGTCAGGCCATGTAGACACCATCATTCCCTCGGATCTAGGCAAAGGTCGATGCTGGTACATGCCCCTGTTCGGGATACTAGTCTCCCTAGTGGACTTGGGATGAGAGGGCTCATCGTGGTCATTCCTAGTAGGCTTTGATGACTTCTGATCGTACTTCGGACCGGCTTTGGCCCTACTAGCAACGTCTTCTTCCCaccttacttgagcccaagcacgagacaATACGTCTTCCATAAtcctgcacttgtatttgatcagctccttgtaaAGATCTCCCTCCGGAAGTAGACCCCGCTTAAAGGCTGAGATAGCCAGCATTGCACTCAGGGATAGCCACCTTCGCTTGGTTGAAGCGCGCTATGTAGGAACGAAGGGGCTCATTCTTATGCTGGAGTATCTCATAGAGATCATCCGTGTTCTTCTCTAGGTCGCGGCTGCTGGCGAACTGCTCTACGAACTTatcgctaagggctgcaaaggatTTGATGGATTTGGTAGGCAGGTTGATATACCACTAGAGAGCAGGGCCGGTCAAGGTTGATCCGAATCCTTTtcacatggtagcttcccgtgcatcccgagggattgctactgctagcatgcgttgcttgtactAGGCGATATGATTTTCGGCATCTACGGTAccttcatacatctttatgctcgggaaagagaactttcgtggcatctccaccgaagcaatctcttccacgaaaggtgtatcggaatAGGACCCCTGATTACTCCTTCGAATGGGAGGAGCTacccctgggagcctttctaccatatATTGAATGGTGTCGAACCTTTCGGAGACCACTCTTTCTAAGTAGGCTGCTAGAGTCGGATCTGAGATCCCAGGATCATCGGGTGAGTATTCTTCGTCCTCCGTATCTGAATCACTATCCACTTGTACTCGGGTCCCATCGTTCGCGGCTTCTCGGCTTTCGGGTTCGTCTTCGGTGGAGGCGGGTCGACGAGGTACTTCTTCACCATCGCGTGGAGTGTAGAGCGAAGCCATGGGTCGAACCTTAGTCCAGAACCGCTTCCGCTTGTTGCTAGTTTCACCAAGGGtatggttctcttgtcggaggacaagattTTCTGCCTttatggcgtctagcttctcggcgctttgctgtagttgcttggagtgttctccaagttggtcttttaggATTTGAACTTTGAGGAGAAGTTTAGGACCTCCGGGTGTtgtctcccgagctttgtgaagatcggtaacctgactCTGAAGAAACTCGAGCTTGTTGAGGAGCTCGATCTCTCTCGGAGTCATCTCCGTTTGGATTACCTGAAATTTTTTATCCCTACTCCTTCCTTCCTTTATCGAGCAAGAAGCGTTTTTATCAAATCTGGTCTCGagatggtgaacctttggtagaCGAACCTCCAAGGGGCGTCCGGGGGAGTTTCCCTTCAAACGACTTCTGGAACAGGAGATATGTGTTTATGAAGATTAACGGTGCTTCACGCTACCCTCTCTTTTTGGCGACCCGTCggtatgtttttctttgtttttgttaaaatgGATCTCGTGCCACCACCCCACCTTATGTAAACGTCTTCGCAGAGGTCTTCCTGCCGGTATTCCCTGCTGGCGAGGTTTTGGTAAAGTTGGCGAAAGGCATTCCCAGGCGATATTGTTTGATTGTATTTCTGATGAGTCAGATGTCTTTACGCCACAGCCGCATTTGGGGTAAAACAACTTTTCTTTCTCTTAAAGATGTAGACGTCGGTTTAAAGTAGaggaactcttccataatcggaaaatggaagttttcccttaggcggaaaacttctattttgctcaaAGGGTTGGtccgatcaagggggtcggacctatagcaggggtcggtccctggtttcttcttgagcaagggtctggaagtcgaggacctatccaaaagctggagaaaacttatgcctggatatttttccccaacaatGAGAAGTTGGGATAtatagtcacccacaggggcattGAAGCAAACCCAGAGCAGGTAAGAGAAATCTGGGTGATACCTTCTCCTCGTAACGTTAAGGAGGTTCAGAGACTGACAGGAAGGATGGCCGCCCTGAGTAGGTTCATCTCCAGGCTGTCCGACAAGTCGCATGCCTTTTTCGAGACcttgaaggaccccaaggacttccaatggaccgaTAAATGTGAGCAAGCCCTATCTGATCTCAAGGCCTacctcactactccacctctcaAAGCCCTTGGAAGGGGAAGTCCTATTGCTCTATTTGGCAGTATCAGAGCATGCGGTCAGCGCGGTCCttgtaagggaagaaggaaggaaacagcatcctatctactacgtaAGCAAATCGCTGATTgacgcggagacccgctatagtcacctTGAGAAGCTAGCTCTTGCACTAGTTAACGCGGCCTGAAAGCTACCCCCTACTTCCAAGCTCATCAGATCGTGGTGGTCACCTCTTACCCCATCAAAGCGGTCCTTCACAAGTCGGAAGTGTCTGGACGACTCAcaaaatgggccatagagctagGAGAATATGATGTGATCTTTTGACCTGCCACGACTATTAAGTCACAAGTCCTAGCCGATTTCGTAGCCAAATTCTCCCCTGCCATGCTTCCATCCCTGGAACAAGAAGTAAAGTTTTGCGATAGTGAAGGGGAAAAAGGCGAATGGACGCTATACATAGACGGGTCCAGTAATGTAAGGGGCGCAGGCGTGGGACTCGTCCTAACTTCCCCTACGGGAGAATCGGCCTCAAGGGCCGTACTctgcaacttcaaagcaacgaacaatgaggctgaatacgaagctctaatagcagggctgacactcgccaaacagatgggagtggaagacatccaggtcttcagcgactcacaattattcataagcCAGGTCCAAGGAGATTACCAGGCCAAAGATCTGAGCATATCAGGTACCTATCAGTGGCTAAGCGACTACTCGACAGGTTCCGAAACTGTAAGCTTACTCAGATCCCTAGGGAGCATAACTCCCAAGTCCATGCTCTAGCTAATTTATGGTCTGCTCTAGAAACCACGAGTCACATGAGCATCCCACTTCTGGTACTTCAATGGCCCGAGATAGAAAAGGAGACGGAGCCTGAGGAAGTGTCGGTGTTGGATTAAGGAGAAACCTGGATGACTCCCATCATCAACTATCTAAGGCACGACACCTTGCCTGCAGATCGAGAcgaaagtcggaagataaggAGGCAAGCTGCCAGATACTGCTTCTCCGAAGGGAAACTATACAGAAGATCCTTCTCAGGACCTTACTTGTGATGTCTcacccctagagaagccgccaggatactAGAAGAACTCCACGAGGGAGAGTGTGGTACTAACTCCAGGAtactactggccaactatggcgagggactccctcaaacaagcTAAACTCTGCAGCCAATGCTAGAAGCACACGGCAGTCTCCAATCTTCCACCGGAGAACCTCAAATCTCTAAGCtctccttggcccttccgaaagtggggcatggacatcgtgggGAAATTTCCTATGCCACCGGGGCAAAAGGTCTTCCTCCTAGTCGTGACCGACTACTTCACAAAGTGGgtggaagctgaagcactagccaagataacaGATCTCCAAATCAGGAAGTTCCTATGGACcaacgtgatcacacgcttcggaACCCCTCATGAAATcgtcacagacaacggaccccagttcacGAGCTACAAATTCCGAAAGTTTTGCAAAGACTGGAACATCAAACTCTCCTATTCAGCACCACAACACCCCCAGTCAAACGGTCAAGCCGAGTCCACTAACAAGACGGTGGTGaacatgctcaagaagcgccCAGAAGACGCTcatgggcgatgggcagaagagctgcacggagtactctgggcctatcggacCACTCCGAAGACGGCTACCCAAGAGACTCCTTTCTCACTCGTCTATGGTGCTGAAGCAGTGAAACCAACGGAGGTGCACGTAAGAaccacggtctctgaattcctcTCCCAAGAAGAGAACAACGAGCTAAAgtccctgagtctagacctactcgatgAAAAAAGAGAAATGGCAAGTTTTAAATCCAAAAATAGACTacaaaataagagaaatggcatggtttcatcaagaggctattgtataagtgttgtgtccaagtctcattaaaaaccttgtttggaaaacccaatgggacaaaaccaaaccaaggaaaagagtgcaagtcacaacacctctcttgttgaatgtcttagacggcttggatcacaaccagagtagttggataagcaCACTCTAGACTGCCCTGGATAGTGTATAAGAGCTTATGGAAAGCTTGATTGAATCTGGCTTGCTTGGATCTAGTCATTGGACCAACTGGTACTTCTACGTCCTTGCCATTTGTTTCCTCAGGTTCAAGCTGCTCCATGGTtctttattcaacttccttaagctctggttcaagctgttccatatctttagttccattgcttgtcaagatcacatcatcctctcccacttgagaaggatttgacctcaaatccgttTCATCTGCATGATAAGGAACtaaatcagtaacattgaagctTGAACTCACGTtatacttaccttggagatccagttgttaggcattgttgttgatcttcctGATGACTTTGAAAGGACCATCTAATCTAGGCATGAGCTTGGATTTTCTCTCATTAGGAAATCTGTCCTTCCTCAAGTGTATCCAAACTAAatctccttcttcaaagatcattTCCTTTCTTCCTTTGTTAGCTTGCTTGGCGTACATCTTGGTTTTGTTCTCTATATTGATCCGTGCCTTCTCATGTATCTGTTTAACAAGTTCAGCTTTCTTTTGTCCATCCAAGCTAACTCTTTCACTCAaaggtaaaggcattagatccaaaggtgATAAATGATTGAAACCATAGACAATTTCAAATGGAGAGAACTTAGATGCAGAATGCCTagcatgattataagcaaattctacatgaggcaaacattctTCCCAAGTTCTAAGGTTCTTTTTAATCAATGCACGCAACAAGGTAGACAAAGTTCTATTGAcaacttcagtttgtccatcagacTGTGGATGATAAGTAGTAGAGAAACACAGTTTAGTtcctaacttagaccacaaggttttccaaaagaagctaagaaacttggtgtctctatcagaaacaattgTCCTAGGCATTCCATGAAGTCTAACAATTTCTTTAACGAACAGATTAGAAACATTCacagcatcatcagtcttatgacatggaataaaatgagccattttAGAAAACCTATCAACGACTACAAACACAGAATCCTTTCCAGTCTTAGTCCTAGGTAATCCA
This window of the Raphanus sativus cultivar WK10039 unplaced genomic scaffold, ASM80110v3 Scaffold0687, whole genome shotgun sequence genome carries:
- the LOC130502794 gene encoding uncharacterized protein LOC130502794; its protein translation is MLAISAFKRGLLPEGDLYKELIKYKCRIMEDVLSRAWAQVRWEEDVASRAKAGPKYDQKSSKPTRNDHDEPSHPKSTRETSIPNRGMYQHRPLPRSEGMMVSTWPDISHLAISKPELIGVLRQMGRQVKWPPKMKAAEANRNLKRWCEFHSDHGHTTEDCIALKREVAELLKKGYQREFLSDKAKNLLNKEGPGLPIEATPALPPQQDRVIHVISGGSELSGISSAAAKRNEISFTAREQEKVLAPHHDALVISLTIENCLVKQILVDNGSFSNIIFHSAFADLGLEPTALTRKATPLVGFSGEVKQTLGEVLLPVYAEGINQATKFLVVDCPSSYNVILGRPWIHDMGAVPSTLHQLVKFPTPWGIKVVKGDQENARSCYQTTLKGKTQVL